The window TGTCTGGTCCTCGAAGCGCGTCATGGGCTCCCCTCCACACTCTGGGATATGTTCTATCCCAGACTACGCCGCGGACAAGCCCAAACGCCAAAGCAACACAAAAGAGACTCACACCCGGCCGGTGGCGGGCTTCGGTCCGTTTGCAGCCTGATTCGGCCGTCAGCGCAGCTTTCGCTACTCGCCGGCGGATTCGACCGCCCGGCGGACCCGCCGGATCTTGCGGTCTGAGACCTGCCGCTCGCCAAACGCCTCCGGGGTCCATTCCAGCCCGTCCGCGTCATAGGCGCCCGGCGCGGGCCGCCGCGCGCGGGCCGGGGCCTGGACTCCGTCCGCCAGTCGGCGGGTCCGCACCAGGAAGCCGGTGTGCCCTATCATCCGGTGCTCCGGGCGCACCGCCAGCCCCTCGACGTGCCAGCCCCGGACCACCGATTCCCAGGCCTCCGGTTCCGTGAACCGCCCGTCCGCCCGCAAGGTTTCCACGAACCGCGACATTTGCGTGGTGGTCGCCAGGTAGGCGAGCAGCACGCCGCCGGCCGCCAACGCCTGGAAGGCCGCGTCCACGTTTTCCCAGGGGGCGAGCATGTCGAGGATCATCCGGTCGTGGCCGTGGGGTTCCAATTGGGGCACGATGCCGCTCAGGTCGCCCACGTTCAGCCGCCAGGCCGGGTGGGTGCCCCCAAACCAGTTCTCGACGTTCGCCTTGGCGATGACGGCGAAGTCCTCCCGGCGTTCCACGCTGGTCAAATGGCCCTGGTCGCCCACCGCCCGCAGCAGGGACATGGTCAGCGCCCCGGAGCCGGCACCCGCCTCGATCACCCGCGCGCCGGGGTAAATGTCCGCCATTTGGACGATCTGCCCCGCGTCCTTCGGATAGACAACGGCGGCGCCGCGGGGCATGGACAGCACGAAGTCGGCCAAGAGCGGGCGCATGGCGACGTAGCCGCGCCCTTCCGTGGTGGCGACGACGGTGCCCTCGGGCTGGCCGATCAACTGGTCGTGGCCGAACGAGCCGCGGTGGGAATGGAAGGTCTTGCCCTCCTCCAACACGATGGTGTTCAAACGCCCCTTGGCGTCCGCCAACTGCACCCGGTCCCCGGGCCTGAACAGGCCCCGCCTCTGGGCCGCTCCGGTCGCTTCGCTCACAACCGACCACCTTACTGTCTGGCGCATGGGGGCCGGGGGCCGCCGCCGGAGCGTGCCCGCGCGAGCGCGCGGGCCCGTTCGGTGTCGGCGGGTTCCTCTAGGGTGGTGGCCATGTTGGTCAAGAGCCTGTCCCCCTCCCGCGCCTCGGATTTCATGCGCTGTCCCCTGCTGTACCGCTACCGCGCGATCGACCGGCTGGAGGAGCCCGCCTCGGCGGCGGCCATGCGCGGCACCATGGTTCACAGCGTGCTGGAGGCGCTGTTCGACCTGCCGCCGGCGGACCGCACCCCGGACAGCGCCCAGACGCTGGTCGGGCCGGCCTACGCCAAGCTTCGGGAACGCGACGGCCGGGTGGAGCAGCTCTTCGCCGACGGCTCGCTCACCGAAGAGGCGTTCATCGCCGGCGCCAGGGACCTGGTGGATTCGTACTTCACGCTGGAGGATCCCCGCCGTTTGGAACCCGAGGCCCGCGAGTTGCTGGTCGAGGCGCCGCTGGAAGACGGGCCCCTCCTGCGCGGCTACATAGACCGCCTGGACGTGGCAGCCGGGTCGGGGGCCATCCGGATTGTCGACTACAAGACCGGCAAAGCGCCGGCCCCGCGCTATCAGAGCGAGATGCTGTTCCAACTGCGGTTCTACAGTTTGATCATCTGGCTGGTT of the Bifidobacteriaceae bacterium genome contains:
- a CDS encoding tRNA (adenine-N1)-methyltransferase, with product MSEATGAAQRRGLFRPGDRVQLADAKGRLNTIVLEEGKTFHSHRGSFGHDQLIGQPEGTVVATTEGRGYVAMRPLLADFVLSMPRGAAVVYPKDAGQIVQMADIYPGARVIEAGAGSGALTMSLLRAVGDQGHLTSVERREDFAVIAKANVENWFGGTHPAWRLNVGDLSGIVPQLEPHGHDRMILDMLAPWENVDAAFQALAAGGVLLAYLATTTQMSRFVETLRADGRFTEPEAWESVVRGWHVEGLAVRPEHRMIGHTGFLVRTRRLADGVQAPARARRPAPGAYDADGLEWTPEAFGERQVSDRKIRRVRRAVESAGE
- a CDS encoding PD-(D/E)XK nuclease family protein, which produces MLVKSLSPSRASDFMRCPLLYRYRAIDRLEEPASAAAMRGTMVHSVLEALFDLPPADRTPDSAQTLVGPAYAKLRERDGRVEQLFADGSLTEEAFIAGARDLVDSYFTLEDPRRLEPEARELLVEAPLEDGPLLRGYIDRLDVAAGSGAIRIVDYKTGKAPAPRYQSEMLFQLRFYSLIIWLVRARMPDCVKLIYLGNRQVLEAEPTGSELERTQLRILTIWSQIVKMIEARDFPPVKGTLCGWCSFQDKCPLFGGQAPSWPCEGDAAAAP